In Puntigrus tetrazona isolate hp1 chromosome 24, ASM1883169v1, whole genome shotgun sequence, a genomic segment contains:
- the prkag2a gene encoding 5'-AMP-activated protein kinase subunit gamma-2a isoform X5 — MLCTDIYLTCAVEQSESDIYMRFMKSHKCYDIVPTSSKLVVFDTTLQVKKAFFALVANGVRAAPLWETKKQSFVGMLTITDFINILHRYYKSPMVQIYELEEHKIETWRELYLQETFKPLVNISPDASIFDAVYSLIKNKIHRLPVIDPVSGNALYILTHKRILKFLQLFVCEMPKPAFMKQTLEELSIGTYSNIAFIHPDTPIIKALSIFVERRVSALPVVDESGKVVDIYSKFDVINLAAEKTYNNLDISVTQALMHRSQYFEGVMKCNRFETLETIVDRIVKAEVHRLVVVDENGSIVGIVSLSDILQALVLNPTGMTRKESEAETE; from the exons CCGTTGAACAATCTGAGAGCGACATTTACATGCGGTTTATGAAGTCACATAAGTGCTATGACATCGTCCCTACCAGCTCCAAGCTCGTGGTCTTTGACACAACGCTGCAG GTAAAAAAGGCCTTTTTTGCCTTGGTGGCAAATGGAGTCCGAGCCGCCCCTCTGTGGGAGACCAAGAAACAGAGTTTTGTGG GCATGCTAACCATCACAGACTTCATCAACATACTTCACAGATACTACAAATCACCCATG gtacAAATCTATGAGCTTGAGGAGCATAAAATTGAGACGTGGAGAG AGCTCTATCTACAAGAAACATTTAAGCCTTTAGTGAACATATCTCCAGATGCAAG CATATTTGATGCTGTGTATTCACTGATCAAAAACAAGATCCACCGGTTACCCGTCATCGACCCTGTCAGTGGAAATGCACTTTACATTTTGACGCACAAAAGGATCTTGAAATTCCTTCAGCTATTT gtgtgtgagATGCCAAAGCCCGCCTTTATGAAGCAGACACTGGAGGAGCTGAGCATCGGGACCTACAGCAACATCGCCTTCATCCACCCCGACACGCCGATCATCAAAGCACTCAGCATCTTTGTGGAGAGGAGAGTGTCAGCACTTCCTGTGGTGGATGAGTCGG GAAAGGTCGTAGATATTTATTCCAAATTTGATGTCATT AATCTTGCTGCTGAAAAGACGTACAACAACCTGGACATTAGCGTGACGCAGGCGCTGATGCACAGGTCACAGTACTTTGAAGGGGTCATGAAGTGCAACAGATTTGAGACACTGGAAACAATAGTAGATCGGATAGTCAAGGCTGAG GTGCACAGACTGGTGGTGGTGGATGAGAACGGCAGCATCGTGGGCATCGTCTCTTTGTCAGACATCCTCCAGGCACTTGTTCTCAACCCCACAG GTATGACCAGGAAGGAGAGCGAAGCGGAGACGGAGTGA
- the prkag2a gene encoding 5'-AMP-activated protein kinase subunit gamma-2a isoform X4, with product MLEKLDLEDEAVEQSESDIYMRFMKSHKCYDIVPTSSKLVVFDTTLQVKKAFFALVANGVRAAPLWETKKQSFVGMLTITDFINILHRYYKSPMVQIYELEEHKIETWRELYLQETFKPLVNISPDASIFDAVYSLIKNKIHRLPVIDPVSGNALYILTHKRILKFLQLFVCEMPKPAFMKQTLEELSIGTYSNIAFIHPDTPIIKALSIFVERRVSALPVVDESGKVVDIYSKFDVINLAAEKTYNNLDISVTQALMHRSQYFEGVMKCNRFETLETIVDRIVKAEVHRLVVVDENGSIVGIVSLSDILQALVLNPTGMTRKESEAETE from the exons CCGTTGAACAATCTGAGAGCGACATTTACATGCGGTTTATGAAGTCACATAAGTGCTATGACATCGTCCCTACCAGCTCCAAGCTCGTGGTCTTTGACACAACGCTGCAG GTAAAAAAGGCCTTTTTTGCCTTGGTGGCAAATGGAGTCCGAGCCGCCCCTCTGTGGGAGACCAAGAAACAGAGTTTTGTGG GCATGCTAACCATCACAGACTTCATCAACATACTTCACAGATACTACAAATCACCCATG gtacAAATCTATGAGCTTGAGGAGCATAAAATTGAGACGTGGAGAG AGCTCTATCTACAAGAAACATTTAAGCCTTTAGTGAACATATCTCCAGATGCAAG CATATTTGATGCTGTGTATTCACTGATCAAAAACAAGATCCACCGGTTACCCGTCATCGACCCTGTCAGTGGAAATGCACTTTACATTTTGACGCACAAAAGGATCTTGAAATTCCTTCAGCTATTT gtgtgtgagATGCCAAAGCCCGCCTTTATGAAGCAGACACTGGAGGAGCTGAGCATCGGGACCTACAGCAACATCGCCTTCATCCACCCCGACACGCCGATCATCAAAGCACTCAGCATCTTTGTGGAGAGGAGAGTGTCAGCACTTCCTGTGGTGGATGAGTCGG GAAAGGTCGTAGATATTTATTCCAAATTTGATGTCATT AATCTTGCTGCTGAAAAGACGTACAACAACCTGGACATTAGCGTGACGCAGGCGCTGATGCACAGGTCACAGTACTTTGAAGGGGTCATGAAGTGCAACAGATTTGAGACACTGGAAACAATAGTAGATCGGATAGTCAAGGCTGAG GTGCACAGACTGGTGGTGGTGGATGAGAACGGCAGCATCGTGGGCATCGTCTCTTTGTCAGACATCCTCCAGGCACTTGTTCTCAACCCCACAG GTATGACCAGGAAGGAGAGCGAAGCGGAGACGGAGTGA